Proteins encoded within one genomic window of Actinomycetota bacterium:
- a CDS encoding SpoIIE family protein phosphatase has protein sequence MESQRATLSLSNRKRLSYLGTATGACVLGLIAAYLSGGVLDAHIDGQRYLVFHLMAEFASIVVSFAIFTIGWYGYKQRSDTRNLALAITFFTVGILDFIHTLSFQGMPDLISTNSVSKAATYWIAARLVAAVGLLLVPLIPEKAPPGWLRPRLLALASLGLVALLVVMLNYTDLVPAMFEEGVGLTRLKTGLEYLVITLNLATIVVLWKRPVFGIRATTLLQSALVITVFTELAFTLYASADDSYNFLGHIFKAVAYYLILRAIFVSSLQQPYLELSQAREDLQRSFDSIGMALSSSLDLNKTLDLIVRLASDLLHSPALVALQQREPDSLTVLATHGVSDAPQTIALKDNLASKVWHDRAPVWIDEVDALSQAYPSIMQGGVFRSALAAPILKDGSILGEIAVYSRSPAAFKEPEARLLTAFARQAAVAIENARLYQSELESRTQIQNYVSQLSVLHNISLSLNRETDQGRLLRMVLKNAAQLTGAGAGIMTLIREGKTEVISEYYAPWYEDRCNIDERASTLHQRVERLAQGDATRIADTSGLEMLPVGHISLRGLLVGTLRDTRGRTLGHFMLSEKSGGGEFTSEDEELIALLAAQSSVALVSAESFGREHRVAETLQAALLPAVPERDDVEVGLLYRSAGSYGKVGGDFYDFIELGGSRIAVVVGDVCGKGLEAATYTAMIKYMLRAYLGEGMLAGDCLTRLNRAAHDQVPLEKFITVGLAVIDTSTQVISYSSAGHPHPCICHDGKSTIMQTTQAVPLGVLPDTRYLTTQISAEEACSIFMYSDGLIEARPADGEPFGEARLTEVLGGRCCDQAQQVANDVLQAAVDYSGGELRDDIALVAVRLIKEQGPGHS, from the coding sequence ATGGAATCTCAGAGAGCCACATTGAGCCTCAGTAACCGCAAACGGCTATCCTACCTGGGCACCGCCACTGGAGCATGCGTTCTCGGCCTGATCGCTGCCTACCTGTCAGGAGGTGTCCTCGACGCACATATCGACGGGCAACGATATCTGGTTTTTCACCTGATGGCCGAGTTCGCCAGCATCGTCGTCAGCTTCGCCATCTTCACGATCGGCTGGTATGGCTACAAACAGCGCTCCGATACCCGCAACCTGGCCCTGGCCATAACTTTCTTCACCGTCGGTATCCTCGATTTCATACACACGCTTTCTTTCCAGGGCATGCCCGACTTAATCTCGACCAACTCGGTCAGCAAGGCAGCTACTTATTGGATAGCCGCGAGGCTGGTCGCAGCTGTCGGGCTCCTGCTGGTTCCATTGATCCCGGAGAAGGCACCGCCGGGATGGCTGCGACCGCGGCTGCTGGCCCTGGCTTCGTTAGGCCTGGTAGCGCTGCTGGTTGTGATGCTCAACTATACCGACCTTGTTCCGGCCATGTTCGAAGAGGGTGTCGGTCTTACCCGTCTCAAGACCGGGCTTGAGTACCTGGTCATCACGCTGAACCTGGCCACGATCGTGGTTTTGTGGAAACGTCCGGTTTTTGGCATCCGGGCCACGACCCTGCTTCAGTCGGCACTGGTCATAACCGTTTTCACCGAACTCGCCTTCACGCTCTACGCCAGCGCCGACGACAGCTACAACTTCCTGGGACATATCTTCAAGGCTGTCGCCTATTATCTGATCCTCAGGGCGATCTTCGTCTCCTCGCTGCAACAGCCATACCTGGAACTGAGCCAGGCGCGCGAGGATCTGCAGCGCTCGTTCGACAGCATCGGCATGGCGCTGTCATCCAGCCTCGACCTGAACAAGACTCTCGACCTCATAGTCAGGCTGGCTTCGGACCTGCTGCATTCACCTGCCCTGGTCGCCCTGCAGCAGCGAGAGCCTGACAGCCTGACTGTTCTTGCGACTCACGGCGTTAGCGATGCTCCACAGACGATAGCGCTGAAGGACAACCTGGCCTCCAAAGTCTGGCACGACCGCGCGCCCGTTTGGATCGACGAAGTCGACGCCCTGTCACAGGCATATCCGTCGATCATGCAGGGCGGCGTCTTCCGTTCGGCGCTGGCTGCGCCGATCCTCAAGGACGGTTCCATCCTTGGTGAGATCGCTGTCTACTCACGTTCCCCGGCAGCTTTCAAGGAACCAGAAGCCCGCCTGCTTACCGCCTTTGCGCGCCAGGCTGCAGTCGCGATCGAGAACGCCCGGTTGTACCAGAGTGAACTGGAATCGCGGACCCAGATCCAGAACTACGTGAGCCAGCTATCGGTGCTGCACAATATTAGCCTGTCCCTCAACCGGGAGACCGATCAGGGGCGGCTGCTTCGCATGGTGCTGAAGAACGCCGCCCAACTCACCGGCGCCGGCGCCGGGATCATGACACTGATCAGGGAAGGCAAGACAGAGGTGATCTCGGAATACTATGCGCCCTGGTACGAGGACCGCTGCAATATCGACGAGCGGGCGTCGACACTGCACCAGCGGGTTGAGCGGCTTGCGCAGGGTGATGCCACGAGGATCGCCGACACCAGCGGTCTGGAGATGTTGCCGGTGGGTCACATCAGCCTGAGGGGATTGCTGGTTGGCACTCTCCGGGATACCCGCGGCCGGACACTCGGACATTTCATGTTGAGCGAAAAGTCAGGCGGCGGCGAATTCACCAGCGAGGACGAGGAACTGATAGCCCTGCTGGCGGCCCAGAGCTCCGTTGCCCTGGTCAGCGCAGAGAGTTTTGGCAGGGAGCACCGGGTGGCCGAGACCCTGCAGGCGGCCCTGCTGCCGGCAGTCCCCGAGCGCGACGATGTGGAAGTCGGCCTGCTATATCGATCCGCTGGCTCGTATGGGAAGGTCGGCGGCGATTTCTACGATTTCATCGAGCTGGGAGGCAGCCGCATCGCGGTAGTCGTGGGTGACGTCTGCGGCAAGGGACTTGAAGCCGCGACATACACGGCGATGATCAAGTACATGCTGCGCGCCTATCTTGGCGAAGGCATGCTGGCGGGCGATTGCCTGACAAGGCTGAACCGGGCAGCACACGACCAGGTCCCGCTCGAGAAGTTCATCACTGTTGGCCTGGCTGTCATCGACACCTCGACACAAGTCATCAGCTACTCCTCCGCCGGACATCCTCACCCCTGCATCTGCCATGACGGGAAATCCACAATCATGCAAACCACCCAGGCGGTGCCGCTCGGCGTCCTTCCCGATACCCGCTACCTTACGACCCAGATCTCGGCAGAGGAAGCCTGTTCTATCTTCATGTATTCCGATGGACTGATAGAAGCGCGTCCGGCAGACGGTGAACCATTCGGGGAAGCGAGGCTGACCGAGGTCCTGGGTGGCCGCTGCTGCGACCAGGCCCAGCAGGTCGCTAACGACGTGCTGCAGGCAGCGGTCGATTACTCCGGCGGGGAGCTCAGGGACGACATCGCTCTGGTCGCTGTCAGGCTCATCAAGGAGCAAGGACCAGGGCACAGTTGA
- a CDS encoding GAF domain-containing protein produces the protein MIWGRKNKSETGIPGEFEVEGLATRHQDATREARQRGAETAALLAASRAVQEFQEFADVARSIFDSCKNLIGATSGYIALLSDDGSENEVLFLDAGGLPCSVDESLPMPIRGLRGEVYLSNSAAYENDFMNSKWIGFMPEGHVRLDNVLFAPLLIDGKTVGLLGIANKPGGFVDNDLRLASAFCDMVASALYNARTFELLEKSEEQFRSFVEQSSDGIVIIDSRGTIIGWNRSQEKITGISKDRATGQPLWDVQYSLNPPDNRTPEAKVRLQKMIVDFLENRNPFWTNKLIESEIQRTDGSRAFIQTITFPINTSSDFIAASITRDVTRRKTTEVLSESLNDINAAMSSTMDLDEIMERVAGEAVKVMDCDSAAIFLNDGEYWILSAQYGMPANLTGQRFTADEAPAMVIAANEKRPVFVGDVLSDDRLTRKKDGLDVDVRSFLAVPLIAREAVIGVITFNHHGSPSSFGGEQVDFASKLSASVSLAIENARLYQQEQDIRAQIQSHANQLSILHRIGLSLTAFHSSPHRTFT, from the coding sequence ATGATCTGGGGCAGGAAGAATAAATCAGAGACGGGAATTCCGGGGGAGTTTGAAGTCGAGGGCCTGGCAACCAGGCATCAGGATGCTACCCGGGAAGCCAGGCAGCGCGGCGCCGAGACGGCAGCCCTGCTCGCCGCGTCACGGGCGGTGCAGGAATTCCAGGAATTCGCTGACGTGGCCCGCTCCATATTTGACTCCTGCAAGAACCTGATCGGCGCCACCAGCGGCTATATCGCCCTGCTCAGTGATGATGGTTCCGAGAATGAGGTGCTGTTCCTCGATGCCGGCGGACTCCCCTGTTCTGTCGACGAATCGCTACCGATGCCGATCCGAGGACTGCGTGGCGAAGTCTACCTTTCCAACAGCGCCGCGTATGAGAACGACTTCATGAACAGCAAGTGGATCGGTTTCATGCCGGAAGGCCATGTGCGCCTCGATAACGTCCTGTTCGCGCCACTTCTGATCGATGGCAAAACGGTGGGGCTTCTCGGCATCGCCAACAAGCCCGGCGGTTTCGTGGACAACGACCTGAGGCTTGCATCTGCGTTCTGCGACATGGTTGCTTCCGCTCTCTACAACGCCCGAACTTTCGAGTTGCTTGAGAAGAGCGAGGAGCAGTTCCGGAGTTTCGTGGAACAGTCATCCGATGGAATCGTGATCATCGACAGCAGGGGAACGATCATCGGCTGGAACCGTAGTCAGGAGAAGATAACCGGCATATCCAAAGACAGGGCTACAGGGCAGCCCCTCTGGGATGTCCAGTACAGCCTCAATCCTCCGGATAACCGGACACCTGAAGCCAAGGTCCGGCTACAGAAAATGATCGTCGACTTCCTGGAGAACAGGAATCCTTTCTGGACGAACAAACTTATCGAAAGCGAGATCCAGAGGACCGACGGCTCCAGGGCTTTTATCCAGACTATAACTTTCCCTATCAACACCAGCAGCGACTTCATTGCGGCATCCATCACCAGGGATGTCACCCGCCGCAAGACGACGGAAGTGCTGAGCGAATCCCTGAACGATATCAACGCCGCCATGAGCTCGACGATGGACCTTGACGAGATCATGGAACGTGTGGCCGGCGAGGCGGTCAAGGTCATGGATTGCGATTCAGCTGCCATCTTCCTGAATGACGGGGAATACTGGATCCTGAGTGCGCAATATGGCATGCCGGCAAACCTGACCGGCCAGCGCTTTACCGCGGACGAGGCGCCTGCCATGGTGATCGCCGCCAATGAGAAGCGGCCGGTTTTTGTTGGCGACGTCCTTTCTGATGACCGGCTCACACGAAAGAAGGACGGCCTTGATGTCGATGTGCGATCGTTCCTGGCCGTGCCGCTGATCGCGCGTGAAGCAGTAATCGGCGTCATCACCTTCAACCACCATGGGTCACCTTCCAGCTTCGGCGGCGAGCAGGTGGATTTCGCCAGCAAGTTGAGCGCCTCGGTATCGCTCGCCATCGAGAACGCAAGGCTTTACCAGCAGGAGCAGGATATCCGGGCCCAGATCCAGAGCCATGCGAACCAGCTTTCCATCCTTCACCGAATCGGACTTTCCCTGACAGCTTTCCATTCTTCACCGCATCGGACTTTCACTTAA
- a CDS encoding SpoIIE family protein phosphatase, whose product MLRMVLKSAAELTLAGIGAMILVREGKTELVSMYYAPWFSERCEIDQDASTLHQKIGALLDSDRDVLRVGDLTRLSRPLNFPEGHPGLRGLLVGTLRDTHGSVIGHFMLSDKAGGEVFTVQDEEIISLLAAQSSVALLSAETFEREHYVAETLQSALLPQVPLREDMEVGLLYRSSGRYGRVGGDFYDFVDLGGNRIAVAVGDVCGKGLRAATYTAMIKYMLRAYLEEGLLPGDCLTRLNRAVHKEISIEKFVTMGLALIDTERMSITYSSAGHPPIMVCRDGQATPLFARSAVPLGVLPDYKFLSSQEPLGESSSVVMYTDGLIEARPEQMEPFGQERLAAELSKCESLSAQAIADKLIESAMQYSGGSLRDDIAVMVVRLAEGKPDRTS is encoded by the coding sequence TTGTTGAGGATGGTCCTCAAGAGCGCCGCCGAACTGACCCTTGCCGGGATCGGCGCCATGATCCTGGTGCGCGAGGGCAAGACTGAGCTGGTGTCGATGTACTACGCTCCGTGGTTCAGCGAGCGGTGCGAGATCGATCAGGATGCGTCGACTCTGCATCAGAAGATCGGCGCTTTACTCGACAGCGACCGCGATGTCCTGCGAGTCGGAGACCTAACCAGGCTGTCACGGCCTCTGAATTTCCCCGAAGGGCATCCGGGACTGAGAGGGCTGCTCGTTGGTACGCTGCGCGATACCCATGGCTCTGTCATCGGACACTTCATGCTCAGTGACAAAGCCGGAGGCGAGGTATTCACCGTGCAGGACGAGGAGATAATCTCCCTGCTGGCAGCCCAGAGTTCCGTGGCCCTGCTCAGCGCCGAGACCTTCGAGCGTGAGCATTATGTGGCCGAGACACTACAGTCGGCGCTGCTGCCGCAAGTCCCACTGAGGGAGGATATGGAAGTCGGCCTGCTATACCGGTCCAGCGGCAGATACGGGCGGGTCGGTGGCGATTTCTACGACTTCGTCGACCTGGGAGGCAACCGGATCGCCGTGGCCGTGGGCGACGTCTGTGGCAAGGGGCTCCGGGCCGCGACTTACACAGCCATGATCAAATACATGCTCCGGGCTTATCTCGAGGAAGGACTGCTCCCTGGAGACTGCCTGACCAGGCTTAACCGGGCGGTGCATAAGGAGATCTCCATCGAGAAATTCGTGACCATGGGTCTGGCCCTCATCGACACGGAACGGATGTCGATCACATATTCTTCCGCGGGTCACCCTCCGATCATGGTCTGTCGCGACGGCCAGGCAACGCCGCTCTTTGCCCGTTCGGCGGTCCCCCTCGGCGTACTTCCTGATTATAAGTTCCTTTCTTCCCAGGAACCGCTTGGCGAAAGCAGCTCTGTGGTGATGTACACCGACGGGCTGATCGAAGCGCGGCCCGAGCAGATGGAGCCTTTCGGACAGGAAAGGCTGGCAGCTGAACTTTCAAAGTGCGAGTCGTTATCTGCTCAGGCTATCGCAGACAAGCTCATCGAATCGGCGATGCAATATTCAGGGGGATCACTGCGAGACGACATCGCCGTGATGGTCGTCAGGCTTGCCGAAGGCAAGCCTGACCGTACTTCCTGA
- a CDS encoding LPXTG cell wall anchor domain-containing protein — translation MKIMAMTLMIMMVMAVTLFMAAPAMAWQPADEGQFSKPLHEDGIQLIESGLPVVDMQGLPDEIDEDGVPGCEDMGDPDSLNCPGEDEVVPGDDEGIDDGLDDENTPEDTPEDTPEDDTPDLTPPDDTPGTTETPPVTPPTTTTTSNLPKTGTYLLALAGIGMIVAIGAFGARVIYWRRMR, via the coding sequence ATGAAGATCATGGCGATGACATTGATGATTATGATGGTGATGGCGGTAACGCTGTTCATGGCTGCTCCGGCAATGGCCTGGCAGCCGGCGGATGAAGGTCAGTTTTCCAAACCGCTCCACGAGGACGGCATCCAGTTGATCGAATCCGGGCTCCCGGTCGTGGACATGCAGGGCCTGCCTGACGAAATCGACGAAGATGGTGTCCCTGGATGCGAGGATATGGGTGATCCGGATTCTCTGAACTGCCCAGGCGAAGACGAGGTGGTTCCCGGTGATGACGAGGGCATCGACGACGGTCTCGACGATGAGAATACACCCGAAGATACACCCGAAGATACTCCGGAGGATGATACGCCCGATCTGACCCCGCCAGACGACACTCCAGGCACCACGGAGACACCTCCGGTTACACCACCCACGACGACCACTACATCAAACCTGCCGAAGACCGGCACCTATCTGCTGGCGCTTGCCGGGATCGGCATGATCGTGGCGATAGGGGCTTTTGGAGCACGGGTTATCTATTGGCGGCGGATGAGATAG